A genomic segment from Polyangium mundeleinium encodes:
- a CDS encoding protein kinase domain-containing protein — protein sequence MTAGRTLPSTLEAATLDPAEGRHVRPGTLGETLPVPPMETLIARTGRDEAEDEEAPESAATRRMRVVDPETYAVESEVAKGGIGRILRAYDTHLDRPVALKELITRDPQTEERFIREARITARLQHPSIVPLYEAGIWPSGEPFFAMKLVSGRSLDHFIEEASTLDQRLVLLPHVLAVAEAMAYAHNERIIHRDLKPQNILLGPFGETVVIDWGLAKDLNEESPELSRCSSLPPQRLSSPSSPGSMALTVLGVVMGTPAYMPPEQAAGRSVDERADVYAIGAILYHLLAGKPSYEGQYPMEIVRRVLREPPVPIEKLQPGVPRDLVTIVQKAMARAKAERYRTAGELAADLRRFQTGQIVQAHHYSARERLLRFARRHRATLLMAFAALAALAVTGALAVGRVLDARDEARRERDRAAEAERRESERADTLTLVEARAAASRDPLEALAWLKTLSASFRGHRRKRLVAADALAKGVPMLLRGHAAGINRASFSPEGRFVASSSDDRTLRLWDLSTAQARVLEGHTDEVWEAAFSPDGAWLASRSKDTTVRLWSVKTNETKVLAGHAAPLGAIQFFRDGRRLASRGRDGSVCLWDITAGQCKPVWPVGGAERKLAISPDERTLAFVSAGSLVLFDVDAGTERRFEGEAHETEALTFSPDGALVATGDQKGIVRLWDVAAGVSRRLEGHTGKVRSVVFLPDSSRLVSSGIDRTVRIWDVHTGEARVLRGHEGSVYTVAVSPDGKTLMSGAADQTARVWDVASSMSRILRGPNDSISDVEFSRDGKRALVASYDNSLRVYSLEALRDRVMAVHERAAHVIAVSPQGACVASGGADGTVVWTNLTDGTPRTLGQHAGEVHDVAFSPDGTAIASAGADGRVRIFSTQGAAISFDAHDGAASHLLFSPDGARVVSAGADGVLRSFPAKGGEGQILARHSVAATALAFSPDGARLAYSFADGRVLLRELTTGRETVLAGHHDAVHVLVFSPDGGLLVSGGMDHSVRLWDVPQGALRHVIDAAGTGLTRLVFFPDGKRFATLGGEANVKLWSAVDGRLLDVLRGYRGVVEGIDVSPEGSRLATAGADGIVRLWDLEAGESRLLEGHEGNVLAVRFAEGGRSLVTAGKDRTVRRWMDDLPMDAASLRAFVEAATPETVTSLGIHPDKR from the coding sequence GTGACCGCCGGACGCACGCTCCCCTCCACGCTCGAAGCCGCGACGCTCGATCCCGCGGAGGGGAGACATGTCCGGCCCGGCACGCTCGGCGAGACGCTGCCCGTGCCCCCGATGGAGACGCTCATCGCGCGCACCGGGAGGGACGAGGCCGAGGACGAAGAGGCCCCGGAGAGCGCCGCCACGCGGCGAATGCGCGTCGTCGATCCAGAGACGTACGCGGTGGAATCGGAGGTCGCGAAGGGCGGCATTGGCCGGATTCTGCGGGCGTATGACACGCACCTCGATCGCCCCGTCGCGCTGAAGGAGCTCATCACGCGGGATCCGCAGACCGAGGAGCGCTTCATTCGCGAGGCGCGGATCACGGCGCGCCTGCAGCACCCCTCGATCGTGCCGCTCTACGAGGCGGGCATCTGGCCCTCGGGCGAGCCGTTTTTCGCGATGAAGCTCGTCTCCGGGCGCTCGCTCGACCATTTCATCGAGGAGGCGAGCACGCTCGATCAGCGCCTCGTCCTGCTCCCCCACGTGCTCGCGGTCGCCGAGGCGATGGCATATGCGCATAACGAGCGCATCATTCACCGCGACCTCAAGCCGCAGAACATCTTGCTCGGTCCGTTTGGCGAGACCGTGGTCATCGATTGGGGGCTCGCGAAGGACCTCAACGAGGAATCCCCCGAGCTGTCGCGTTGCTCGTCGCTGCCGCCGCAGAGATTGTCGTCGCCGTCCTCGCCGGGATCGATGGCGCTCACCGTGCTTGGTGTCGTCATGGGCACGCCCGCGTATATGCCGCCCGAGCAGGCGGCGGGGCGCAGCGTGGACGAGCGCGCCGACGTGTATGCGATCGGGGCCATTCTGTATCATCTGCTCGCGGGAAAACCCTCGTACGAGGGCCAATACCCGATGGAGATCGTCCGGCGCGTGCTGCGTGAGCCACCGGTGCCCATCGAAAAGCTGCAGCCGGGCGTGCCGCGCGACCTCGTGACGATCGTGCAAAAGGCCATGGCACGTGCGAAGGCCGAGCGATATCGAACGGCCGGAGAGCTCGCCGCGGACCTGCGTCGGTTCCAGACAGGGCAGATTGTCCAGGCGCATCACTATTCGGCCCGCGAGCGGCTCCTTCGGTTCGCCCGTCGCCATCGCGCGACGCTTCTCATGGCATTCGCCGCGCTTGCCGCGCTCGCGGTCACGGGCGCGCTCGCCGTGGGAAGGGTGCTCGACGCGCGCGACGAGGCGCGGCGCGAGCGCGACAGGGCCGCGGAAGCCGAGCGGCGAGAATCGGAGCGCGCCGATACGCTCACGCTCGTCGAGGCGCGCGCGGCGGCCTCGCGAGATCCCCTCGAAGCGCTCGCCTGGCTGAAGACGTTGTCGGCTTCGTTCCGGGGGCACCGGCGCAAGCGGCTCGTGGCGGCGGATGCCCTTGCAAAGGGCGTCCCGATGCTTTTGCGTGGGCATGCGGCGGGTATCAATCGCGCGTCGTTTTCGCCGGAGGGCCGGTTCGTGGCCTCGTCGAGCGACGACCGGACGCTCCGTCTATGGGACCTTTCGACAGCCCAGGCACGCGTCCTCGAAGGGCACACCGACGAAGTATGGGAAGCGGCATTCTCTCCGGACGGCGCCTGGCTCGCGAGCCGAAGCAAGGACACCACGGTCCGGCTCTGGAGCGTGAAGACGAACGAAACCAAGGTCCTCGCGGGACACGCGGCGCCGCTCGGCGCGATTCAGTTTTTCCGGGACGGGCGTCGCCTCGCCTCCCGGGGCCGCGATGGCTCGGTCTGCTTGTGGGACATCACCGCGGGGCAATGCAAACCCGTGTGGCCTGTGGGTGGCGCCGAGCGAAAACTCGCCATCTCCCCGGACGAACGCACCCTCGCCTTCGTATCGGCAGGTTCGCTCGTTCTTTTTGATGTCGACGCCGGGACCGAGCGCCGCTTCGAGGGCGAGGCGCACGAGACGGAGGCGCTCACGTTCTCCCCTGACGGTGCCCTCGTGGCCACGGGCGATCAAAAAGGCATTGTTCGGTTGTGGGACGTCGCGGCGGGTGTTTCGAGGCGCCTCGAAGGTCATACCGGGAAGGTGCGATCCGTCGTGTTTCTCCCGGATTCTTCCCGCCTCGTGTCATCGGGAATCGACCGCACCGTACGAATATGGGACGTCCACACGGGCGAGGCGCGCGTACTCAGGGGACACGAAGGATCGGTCTATACCGTCGCCGTGTCTCCGGATGGAAAGACCTTGATGTCGGGCGCCGCCGACCAGACGGCGCGGGTGTGGGACGTGGCCTCCAGCATGTCGCGCATCCTGCGGGGCCCGAACGACTCGATCTCGGATGTCGAGTTTTCCCGCGACGGCAAGCGCGCGCTCGTCGCGAGTTACGACAACAGCCTGCGCGTCTATTCGCTCGAAGCCTTGCGCGACCGCGTCATGGCTGTACACGAGCGCGCGGCGCACGTGATCGCCGTCTCACCCCAGGGAGCGTGTGTCGCCTCGGGCGGCGCCGACGGGACGGTTGTTTGGACAAACCTCACAGACGGCACCCCGCGGACGCTCGGCCAGCACGCGGGCGAAGTGCATGACGTCGCGTTTTCCCCCGACGGCACCGCCATCGCCTCGGCCGGCGCGGACGGCCGCGTGCGTATCTTCAGCACACAGGGCGCGGCAATCTCGTTCGACGCGCACGATGGCGCGGCGAGCCACCTGCTATTTTCGCCCGACGGCGCGCGCGTCGTCTCGGCCGGCGCGGACGGGGTCCTTCGGAGTTTTCCCGCAAAGGGCGGCGAGGGCCAGATCCTCGCGCGGCATTCGGTCGCGGCCACAGCGCTCGCGTTTTCTCCGGACGGCGCGCGCCTCGCGTATTCCTTCGCCGATGGCCGGGTCCTTCTGCGCGAACTGACGACGGGCCGGGAGACCGTCCTCGCCGGCCACCACGACGCGGTCCACGTGCTCGTGTTTTCCCCGGACGGCGGCCTGCTCGTGTCCGGCGGAATGGACCATTCCGTTCGCCTTTGGGACGTGCCCCAGGGCGCTCTGCGCCACGTGATCGACGCCGCGGGGACAGGGCTCACGCGGCTCGTATTTTTCCCGGACGGCAAGCGATTCGCGACGCTGGGCGGCGAGGCGAACGTAAAACTCTGGAGCGCGGTGGACGGCCGGCTGCTCGACGTCTTGCGCGGCTATCGAGGCGTCGTCGAAGGGATCGACGTCTCGCCCGAGGGCAGCCGGCTCGCGACGGCGGGCGCGGACGGCATCGTGCGGTTATGGGACCTCGAAGCGGGCGAGAGCCGGCTCCTCGAAGGGCACGAGGGCAACGTCCTCGCCGTCCGGTTCGCCGAGGGAGGCCGCTCCCTCGTGACGGCCGGAAAAGACCGGACCGTGCGGCGCTGGATGGACGATCTCCCCATGGACGCGGCGAGCCTGCGCGCCTTCGTCGAGGCCGCGACGCCGGAGACGGTCACGTCGCTCGGCATTCACCCGGACAAACGCTGA
- a CDS encoding TetR/AcrR family transcriptional regulator translates to MGRPAGSRNPDFEATRASLVASVQKRLSEPDGPRASFREMAAAAGVSVATLRHYFGSREGVVSAVLSHWHERGQRYMLEVATGPLLPVRASLRGFLFYLDLGFRAGVGEVHAIGIACGLREPTLGPKYLSEVLDPTLESVEARLARHVARGELRAGDVRHMALALVSPPLLVFLHQHPLGGTKARPLDWDKFADEHIEAFLRAYGTGHEAPAEPGAEASFGGGGPPPRKRPRGQHDA, encoded by the coding sequence ATGGGCAGGCCCGCAGGATCACGCAACCCGGACTTCGAGGCGACGCGCGCGTCGCTCGTCGCGTCCGTGCAGAAGCGGCTCTCGGAGCCGGACGGCCCGCGGGCGAGCTTCCGCGAAATGGCGGCGGCCGCGGGGGTGAGCGTGGCGACGCTCCGGCACTATTTCGGCTCGCGCGAGGGCGTGGTGTCGGCGGTGCTCTCGCATTGGCACGAACGCGGGCAGAGGTACATGCTGGAGGTCGCGACGGGTCCGCTCTTGCCCGTACGTGCGTCGCTCCGAGGGTTTTTGTTTTATCTGGACCTCGGCTTCCGGGCTGGCGTCGGGGAGGTGCACGCGATCGGCATCGCCTGCGGCCTGCGCGAGCCCACGCTCGGCCCGAAATACCTCTCCGAGGTGCTCGATCCGACGCTCGAATCCGTGGAGGCGCGGCTCGCCCGGCACGTGGCGCGGGGCGAGCTGCGCGCGGGCGACGTGCGGCACATGGCGCTCGCGCTGGTCTCGCCGCCCCTGCTCGTCTTTTTGCATCAACACCCGCTCGGCGGGACGAAGGCGCGCCCGCTCGATTGGGACAAATTCGCCGACGAGCATATCGAGGCCTTCCTGCGCGCCTACGGCACGGGCCACGAGGCGCCGGCCGAGCCGGGCGCCGAGGCGTCGTTCGGCGGCGGCGGTCCCCCGCCCCGAAAACGCCCGCGTGGGCAACACGACGCTTGA
- a CDS encoding aromatic ring-hydroxylating oxygenase subunit alpha, with translation MFESFANVWTPVITAKELRKKPLSVKVAGETIALFRDGKGGVGALLDRCPHRGVALSLGQVDAAGCLTCPFHGWSFQKDGACAKIPLNTVSPEKRARYGATAVPVREIGGLVWIFTGPDPAGTEPEPPPALVEPGWHVGYTQEIWKTHWTRAMENMLDTPHLPYIHRKSIGKDVRKKLRPDTTLEMRIEPAPFGGLVYAKWDYEAEEKQILKWRRPNAMELHIMDEPKRRMCIQVYCIPVDEAHTKMLLISARTFLGAELITWFATKFNNILGEDREVLETSNPPEVPPPGEEPSVATDAPTLFFRKYYFRELRDSTTTLVPTGRLVRRPDAPQAEAEEAGMPDGAAVVH, from the coding sequence GTGTTCGAGAGCTTCGCCAACGTGTGGACTCCGGTCATCACGGCCAAAGAGCTCAGGAAGAAGCCGCTTTCGGTGAAGGTCGCCGGTGAGACGATCGCCCTCTTCCGGGATGGAAAGGGCGGCGTGGGCGCGCTCCTCGATCGATGTCCGCACCGCGGCGTCGCGCTCTCGCTGGGTCAGGTCGATGCGGCCGGCTGCCTCACCTGTCCTTTTCACGGCTGGTCCTTCCAGAAGGACGGCGCCTGCGCGAAGATCCCCCTGAACACCGTTTCCCCGGAGAAACGCGCGCGTTATGGCGCGACGGCCGTCCCCGTGCGGGAAATCGGCGGGCTCGTCTGGATCTTCACGGGCCCGGATCCTGCCGGCACGGAGCCCGAGCCGCCGCCCGCGCTGGTCGAGCCGGGGTGGCACGTCGGGTATACCCAGGAGATCTGGAAGACGCACTGGACGCGGGCCATGGAGAACATGCTCGACACGCCGCATCTGCCTTACATCCACCGCAAGAGCATCGGCAAGGACGTCAGGAAAAAGCTCCGGCCGGACACGACCCTCGAGATGCGCATCGAGCCCGCTCCCTTCGGCGGCCTCGTTTACGCAAAATGGGATTACGAGGCGGAGGAGAAGCAGATTTTGAAGTGGCGCAGGCCGAACGCGATGGAGCTCCACATCATGGACGAGCCAAAGCGCCGGATGTGCATCCAGGTCTATTGCATTCCGGTCGACGAGGCGCACACGAAGATGTTGCTCATCTCGGCGCGGACGTTCCTCGGCGCGGAGCTCATCACCTGGTTCGCCACGAAGTTCAACAACATCCTCGGTGAGGATCGCGAGGTGCTCGAAACCTCGAACCCGCCCGAGGTGCCGCCGCCGGGCGAGGAGCCGTCCGTCGCGACCGACGCGCCGACGCTGTTTTTCCGAAAGTATTACTTCCGCGAGCTGCGCGACTCCACGACGACGCTCGTGCCCACGGGCCGGCTCGTCCGCAGGCCCGACGCACCCCAGGCCGAAGCCGAGGAAGCGGGCATGCCCGACGGCGCCGCCGTCGTCCACTGA
- a CDS encoding acyltransferase family protein, with the protein MSPPALEQPPNPLRRATIPHLPALDGLRGLAVLGVLLFHDGRLDGGYLGVDLFFVLSGYLIHSLLLAEWAKAGTIDLKAFWVRRARRLFPALLALLPVVAAYAQKLAKPEELDRIRKDGLATLAYVANWRAIFSGRSYWDMFQVPSPLEHTWSLAIEEQFYVVWPLLAFGVLYLSRGSRRVMLAVSLGLAVISGAVMVWLGNRTDTSRAYMGTDTRGVAILLGASLACLMAERGTSKNKQVVRALDGLGLLAAIGLAWAWVKLDGQNPLLYRGGFFGTELCVLVLIVCAAHGEQSLVARALAFRPVAWVGLVSYGLYLWHWPIYVVLRPERIGLSGLGLSALRYTATFAVALISYHFLEQPIRKRGAPFGRPAVMLSSSVALCIGALLVGTQSRRVMQIGLQLLPWPETVPPGTVKILIVGDSVAQALGERMKAVQTGTGAFVIERGTPDCSIMEGTLPARSLTNVPHDGGDCDARWGSDVDELHPDATLVVLGGGYFARVEVEGRWQHICEPGWDAAYAKELGGKLAMLADKGGRVYVARVPYPVGGWQKPALNAQVDCFNTLIEKAAQGEPRIHLLDLAAHLCPGGQCALMSEGEPIRPDGMHFGGPGAKEIARWVIEQVKEPRR; encoded by the coding sequence GTGAGCCCGCCTGCCCTCGAACAACCCCCTAATCCGCTCCGCCGCGCCACCATCCCGCATTTGCCCGCGCTCGACGGCCTCCGGGGCCTCGCCGTGCTCGGCGTGCTCCTGTTCCACGATGGCAGGCTCGACGGCGGGTATCTCGGCGTCGACCTGTTCTTCGTCCTGTCCGGATACCTCATCCACTCGCTGCTGCTCGCGGAGTGGGCCAAGGCCGGGACGATCGATCTCAAGGCTTTCTGGGTTCGCCGCGCGCGCCGCCTCTTCCCGGCGCTCCTCGCGCTCCTGCCCGTGGTCGCGGCGTATGCACAAAAGCTCGCGAAGCCCGAAGAGCTCGATCGGATCCGCAAGGACGGGCTCGCGACGCTGGCCTACGTGGCGAACTGGCGCGCGATTTTCTCGGGGCGGAGCTACTGGGACATGTTCCAGGTGCCCTCGCCGCTCGAGCACACCTGGAGCCTCGCGATCGAGGAACAGTTTTACGTCGTCTGGCCGCTGCTCGCATTCGGCGTGCTCTACCTGTCGCGGGGCTCGCGGCGCGTGATGCTCGCCGTGTCCCTCGGGCTCGCGGTGATCTCGGGCGCGGTGATGGTTTGGCTGGGCAACCGGACGGACACGTCGCGGGCCTATATGGGCACGGATACACGCGGCGTGGCCATCCTGCTCGGCGCCTCGCTCGCGTGCCTGATGGCCGAGCGCGGGACATCGAAAAACAAGCAGGTGGTGCGGGCGCTCGATGGGCTCGGCCTGCTCGCGGCGATCGGGCTCGCGTGGGCCTGGGTGAAGCTCGACGGGCAGAACCCGCTGCTCTACCGCGGGGGATTTTTCGGGACGGAGCTCTGCGTGCTCGTGCTCATCGTCTGCGCGGCGCACGGCGAGCAGAGCCTCGTGGCGCGGGCGCTCGCGTTCCGCCCGGTGGCGTGGGTGGGGCTCGTGAGTTACGGGCTTTACCTCTGGCACTGGCCCATCTACGTGGTGCTGCGGCCGGAGCGGATTGGTTTGTCCGGGCTCGGGCTCTCGGCGCTGCGGTATACGGCGACGTTCGCGGTGGCGCTGATCTCCTACCATTTCCTAGAGCAGCCGATCCGCAAGCGCGGCGCGCCGTTCGGGCGGCCGGCGGTGATGCTCTCGTCGTCGGTGGCGCTCTGCATCGGCGCGCTGCTCGTCGGCACGCAGAGCCGGAGGGTGATGCAGATCGGGCTCCAGCTCCTGCCTTGGCCGGAGACCGTGCCGCCGGGCACGGTGAAGATCCTGATCGTCGGCGATTCCGTGGCGCAGGCGCTCGGCGAGCGAATGAAGGCGGTGCAGACGGGCACGGGCGCATTCGTGATCGAGCGGGGGACGCCCGATTGCAGCATCATGGAGGGGACGCTGCCGGCGCGCTCCTTGACGAACGTGCCGCACGACGGCGGCGATTGCGACGCGCGCTGGGGGAGCGACGTGGACGAGCTGCACCCGGACGCGACGCTGGTGGTGCTCGGCGGCGGGTATTTCGCGCGGGTGGAGGTCGAGGGGCGCTGGCAGCACATCTGCGAGCCGGGCTGGGACGCGGCGTATGCGAAGGAGCTCGGGGGCAAGCTCGCGATGCTCGCGGACAAGGGCGGCCGGGTCTACGTGGCGCGCGTGCCGTATCCGGTGGGCGGATGGCAAAAGCCGGCGCTGAACGCACAGGTCGATTGCTTCAACACGCTGATCGAAAAGGCGGCGCAAGGGGAACCGCGAATCCACCTGCTCGACCTCGCGGCGCATCTCTGCCCCGGCGGGCAATGCGCGCTCATGAGCGAAGGCGAGCCGATCCGGCCGGATGGAATGCATTTCGGGGGCCCAGGGGCGAAGGAGATCGCGCGATGGGTGATCGAACAGGTCAAAGAGCCGCGGCGTTAG
- a CDS encoding NAD-dependent epimerase/dehydratase family protein encodes MIKRRSFLVGSLAAAASTTFGCASQPPPPPADPAGAAGAGAGAAPPPPTNQKKSLLILGGTGFVGPAVVEAARARGFAITLFNRGKTRPELFPDIEKLRGNRDPNKDEGLKALEGRSFDAVIDTSGYVPRIVRASAELLSKNVKQYIFISSISVYKDTSTPNMDETAAVGTMADPTVETMGKEFENYGPLKALCEQVAEKAMPGRVANVRPGYIVGPGDGTDRFTYWPLRVAKGGEMLVPGSANDPIQVIDVRDLAEWLVKLVADGTNGVFNATGPGTPLTMGGVIEASKKASPKSDVKLTWVPASWLKTKESGGGEPIDLPIWAPAEGETAGFHRVSVDRAQKAGLTFRPLDTTMTDLLAWFNALPAERQAKRRAGLSPEREAELLRAFHEESKKK; translated from the coding sequence ATGATCAAACGTCGCTCGTTCCTCGTCGGTTCGCTCGCCGCGGCCGCGTCCACGACCTTCGGCTGCGCGTCCCAGCCGCCCCCGCCTCCCGCCGATCCTGCGGGGGCTGCGGGCGCGGGCGCGGGCGCGGCGCCTCCGCCCCCGACGAACCAGAAAAAGAGCCTGCTGATCCTCGGCGGCACGGGGTTCGTCGGGCCCGCCGTCGTCGAGGCGGCGCGGGCGCGCGGGTTCGCCATTACCCTCTTCAATCGCGGCAAGACCCGCCCCGAGCTCTTCCCCGACATCGAAAAGCTCCGCGGCAACCGCGACCCCAACAAGGACGAGGGCCTCAAGGCCCTCGAAGGCCGGAGCTTCGACGCGGTCATCGACACCTCGGGCTACGTCCCGCGTATCGTCCGCGCCTCGGCCGAGCTGCTTTCGAAAAACGTCAAGCAATACATCTTCATCTCCAGCATCTCGGTCTACAAGGACACCTCGACGCCGAACATGGACGAGACCGCGGCGGTCGGGACCATGGCCGATCCCACCGTCGAGACCATGGGCAAGGAGTTCGAGAATTACGGCCCCTTGAAGGCTCTCTGCGAGCAGGTCGCCGAAAAGGCCATGCCTGGCCGCGTCGCCAATGTGCGGCCCGGGTACATCGTCGGCCCGGGCGACGGAACGGATCGATTCACGTACTGGCCGCTCCGCGTCGCGAAGGGCGGCGAAATGCTCGTCCCCGGCTCGGCGAACGATCCCATTCAGGTGATCGACGTCCGCGACCTCGCCGAATGGCTCGTCAAGCTCGTCGCCGACGGCACGAACGGCGTCTTCAACGCCACGGGCCCCGGCACGCCCCTCACGATGGGCGGCGTGATCGAGGCCAGCAAAAAGGCCTCGCCGAAGAGCGACGTCAAGCTCACGTGGGTCCCGGCCTCGTGGTTGAAGACGAAAGAATCGGGCGGCGGCGAGCCGATCGATCTGCCGATCTGGGCGCCGGCCGAGGGCGAAACGGCGGGCTTCCACCGCGTCAGCGTCGATCGTGCGCAGAAAGCAGGCCTCACGTTCCGCCCGCTCGACACGACGATGACGGACCTCCTCGCCTGGTTCAACGCCTTGCCCGCGGAGCGCCAAGCCAAACGCCGCGCGGGTCTCTCGCCCGAGCGCGAGGCCGAGCTGCTCCGCGCGTTCCACGAAGAATCGAAAAAGAAATAG
- a CDS encoding exopolyphosphatase, protein MAEKYRLVTRSDFDGLVCAVLLKKLGILDEIKFVHPKDMQDGKVPVTERDITTNLPYVEGVHLAFDHHASETQRVGKRDNHIIDPHAPSAARVVWRHYGGKDKFADIPDEMMEAVDKADAAQFSRDEILSPKGWVLLNYLMDARTGLGRFRQFRISNYDLMMRLIDACLTSSVDEILQMPDVKERVDMYFEHEERFKEQIQRCSTVHKNLVVLDLRNEETIWAGNRFMIYALHPETNISIHVMWGLKKQNTVFATGKSILDRSSKTNVGAFMLEYGGGGHEAAGTCQIDNDKADEVLKTLIARINADG, encoded by the coding sequence ATGGCGGAAAAGTACCGGCTGGTGACGCGGAGCGACTTCGACGGCCTCGTGTGCGCCGTTCTCTTGAAGAAGCTCGGCATCCTCGACGAAATCAAGTTCGTCCACCCGAAGGACATGCAGGACGGCAAGGTCCCCGTCACCGAGCGGGACATCACGACGAACCTTCCGTACGTCGAGGGGGTTCACCTCGCGTTTGATCACCACGCGAGCGAGACGCAGCGGGTCGGCAAGCGCGACAACCACATCATCGACCCCCATGCCCCCTCCGCCGCGCGTGTCGTCTGGCGCCATTATGGCGGCAAGGACAAGTTCGCCGACATCCCCGACGAGATGATGGAGGCCGTCGACAAGGCCGACGCCGCGCAGTTCTCCCGCGACGAGATCCTCTCGCCGAAGGGCTGGGTCCTCCTCAACTACCTCATGGATGCGCGCACCGGCCTCGGCCGATTCCGGCAGTTCCGCATCTCGAACTACGACCTCATGATGCGCCTCATCGACGCGTGTCTCACGTCCTCGGTCGACGAGATCCTCCAGATGCCCGACGTCAAGGAGCGCGTCGATATGTATTTCGAGCACGAAGAGCGCTTCAAGGAGCAGATCCAACGCTGCTCCACGGTGCACAAAAACCTCGTCGTGCTCGACCTCCGGAACGAGGAGACGATCTGGGCGGGCAACCGTTTCATGATCTACGCGCTCCATCCCGAGACGAACATCTCGATCCACGTCATGTGGGGCCTCAAGAAGCAGAACACCGTCTTCGCCACCGGCAAATCGATCCTCGACCGGAGCAGCAAGACGAACGTCGGCGCGTTCATGCTTGAATACGGCGGCGGCGGCCACGAGGCGGCCGGCACCTGCCAGATCGACAATGACAAGGCCGACGAGGTGCTGAAGACCCTCATCGCCCGCATCAACGCCGATGGCTGA
- a CDS encoding cysteine desulfurase family protein — protein sequence MHAEDPIYLDYNASTPLLPEVVDAMLPWLRGGFGNPSSSHVYGRRARAAIEAGRAEVAALIGCTPEELVFTSGGTEANNLAIRGVAEALPDRTHLITSSIEHPATSKLCAWLARHGHRVDVVGVDAEGRVRAEEVAAKLGDETGVITVMHANNETGVLQPIEEITRAAWRAGAVVHTDAAQSVGKVPIDVGELGADLLSIAGHKLYAPKGVGALFIRKDMPIAPFMLGAGHERGIRPGTENVPSIVGLGVAAKAARRDLAAESARVRVLRDKLFVLLRERVPGLALNGHPEKRLPNTLNVRFPRVSGTALLAQAEEVAASTGSACHDGHESASSVILAMGVKPEEAIGSVRLTLGRGTTEAEITRAAEVLAAAWVKLSR from the coding sequence GTGCACGCCGAAGATCCGATCTACCTCGACTACAACGCGTCGACGCCGCTCCTGCCCGAGGTGGTCGACGCCATGCTGCCCTGGCTGCGAGGTGGATTCGGCAATCCGTCGAGCAGCCACGTGTACGGAAGGCGCGCGCGGGCCGCGATCGAGGCGGGGCGCGCAGAGGTGGCGGCGCTGATCGGTTGCACGCCGGAAGAGCTCGTCTTCACGTCGGGCGGGACCGAGGCGAACAACCTGGCGATCCGAGGCGTGGCCGAGGCGCTGCCCGATCGAACGCACCTGATCACGTCGTCGATCGAGCATCCGGCGACGTCGAAGCTCTGCGCGTGGCTCGCGCGGCACGGGCATCGCGTCGATGTGGTGGGCGTCGACGCGGAGGGGCGGGTGCGCGCGGAGGAGGTCGCCGCAAAGCTCGGGGACGAGACGGGCGTGATCACGGTGATGCACGCGAACAACGAGACGGGCGTGCTCCAGCCGATCGAGGAGATCACGCGGGCCGCGTGGCGCGCGGGCGCGGTCGTGCACACGGACGCGGCGCAATCGGTGGGCAAGGTGCCGATCGACGTGGGCGAGCTCGGCGCGGATCTCCTGTCGATCGCAGGGCACAAGCTGTATGCGCCGAAGGGCGTGGGCGCGCTGTTCATCCGGAAAGACATGCCGATCGCGCCGTTCATGCTGGGCGCGGGGCACGAGCGGGGGATCCGGCCCGGGACGGAGAACGTGCCGTCGATCGTGGGGCTCGGGGTCGCGGCGAAGGCGGCGAGGCGGGACCTCGCGGCGGAGAGCGCGCGGGTGCGGGTTTTACGGGACAAGCTGTTTGTCCTGCTGCGCGAGCGGGTGCCGGGGCTCGCGCTGAATGGGCATCCCGAGAAGCGATTGCCGAACACGCTGAACGTGCGGTTCCCGCGGGTGAGCGGGACGGCGCTGCTCGCGCAGGCGGAGGAGGTGGCGGCGTCGACGGGTTCGGCTTGCCACGACGGCCACGAGTCGGCGTCGAGCGTGATCCTCGCGATGGGCGTGAAGCCGGAGGAGGCGATCGGCTCGGTGCGATTGACGCTCGGGCGAGGGACGACGGAGGCGGAGATCACGCGGGCGGCCGAGGTGCTGGCGGCAGCATGGGTGAAGCTTTCGCGGTAA